The nucleotide sequence ATGTCGATGAGCAGCCAGTCGAGTCCGGAGCCCGCGGCGACCTCGGCGAGCAGCGGGCTGCCGGAGCAGACCCACATGCCGACGAACGGCCGGTCGGACGCGGCGAGCTGCGCGCGGAAGGACGGATCTAGACGAAGCGGCATGTGATGGTCCCCATCGGTCCGTAGTCGCACAGCACCTCGTCGCCGCGCGACACCCACATCGGGCGTGTGAACGATCCTGCCAGGATGATCTCGCCCGCCTCCAGACGCGCGCCGTGCTGGTGGAACTTGTTCGCGAGCCACGCGACCCCGGTGGCGGGGTGGCCGAGCACCCCGGCGGCGACGCCGGTCTCCTCGATCTCTCCGTTGCGGGACAGCACCCCGGGCACCCACCGCAGGTCGATCTCGTCCGGGCGCTTGCGCACCGTGCCGAGCACCATCGCCCCGTAGGCGGCGTTGTCGCTGATGGTGTCGACGATCGTGCGACCCTCGAGCTCGATGTGCGAGTTCAGCACCTCGAGGGCCGGCACGGCGTAGTCGATGACGGCGAGGGCGTCCTCCAGGGTGCAGTCGGGGCCCTCCAGCGGTTCCTTGAGCACGAACGCGAGCTCGACCTCGATGCGGACGTTGGAGAAGTGATCCGTGGGGATCTCCGCGCCGGACTCGTACACGGTGTCGTCGAACATGACGCCGTAGTCGGGCTCGGTGATCCCCGTCGCCTGCTGCATGGCCTTCGAGGTCAGGCCGATCTTCCGGCCCACGAGCCGGCGGCCGGCCGCGACCTGCGAATCCCGCCACACGCCCTGGATGGCGTACGAGTCCTCCACGGTCGCCTCGGGGTACCGCGCGGTGATGCGCGGGATCACCCCGTGCGTGCGGTCGGCCTCGGCGAGTTCCGCGGCGATCTGCGCGATCGTCTCCTCTGGCAGCATGAGCGTCTCCTAGAGCTGGTGGCCGAGCTTGTACTCGCCCTGCTTGTACTCGGGCATCGAGGTCTCGCCCTCGTCCGCGCGGGTGTAGGAGAAGCCGTCGGCGCCGATCGTCACGGCCATCTCGCTGGAGTCCGTGCGGGCGATCACCGGCTGCGGGTTGCCGTCGAGGTCGAGCACGAGCGAGGCGTCGGTGTACCAGGAGGGCACCACCGGGGTGCCCCACCAGTCACGGCGCTGGTTGTCGTGCACGTCCCACGTGACGACCGGGTTGTCCGGGTCGCCCGTGTAGTAGTCCTGCGTGTAGATCTCGACGCGGTGGCCGTCCGGGTCGCGCAGGTAGAGGTAGAACGCGTTGGAGACGCCGTGCCGGCCGGGGCCGCGTTCGATGGCGTCGGAGCGGCGGAGCGCCCCGAGCTTGTCGCAGATCGCGAGGATGTTGTGCTTCTCGTGCGTCGCGAAGGCGACGTGGTGCATGCGGGGGCCGTCGCCGCCCGTCGCCGCGGTGTCGTGCACGGTGGGCTTGCGGCGCATCCAGGCGGCGTACACGGTGCCCTCGTCGTCCTGGATGTCCTCCGTCACGCGGAAACCGAGGTCCTGGTAGTGGCGCACCGCACGCGGCACGTCGGGGGTGACCTGGTTGAAGTGGTCGAGGCGCACGAGCTCGCCGGGGGTGTGCAGGTCGTACCGCCAGGACAGGCGCTCCACGTGCTCGGTGGCGTAGAAGAACTCGTACGGGAAGCCGAGCGGGTCGACGACACGCACGGAGTCGCCGATGCCCTTCACGAAGCCGTTCTCCTGACGACGGACGTCGCAGCCGAGCTCCGTGTAGAACTCGACGGCGCGGTCGAGGTCCTCCGCCGCGCGCACCCGGTACGAGAACGCGGCGACCGCGGCGACCGGGCCCTTGCGCAGCACCAGGTTGTGGTGGATGAACTCCTCGGTCGAGCGCAGGTAGATCGCCTCGTCGTCCTCCTCGGTCACGTACAGGCCCAGGATGTCGACGTAGAACTGCCGCGAGGCGGCCAGATCGGTCACGACGAGCTCCATGTACGCGCAGCGCAGGATGTCGGGCGGGGTGCTCTTCGGCGTCGCGACGGGGTTGTCGGTCTGGATCGGCGCCTCCTGGCTCACGTAGTAGCCCGAGGAGGTGAGGGTCTTGGCGGTCTTGTCGGTCATGTCAGCGTCCTTGCTCGTGTCCGGTGGGCGTCAGTTCTTGCCGAACGTGGGGTTGTGCGGGGTCGAGGCGAGCGTGATGTGCACGCTCTGCTGGTCGGTGTAGAAGTCGATGGAGCGGTAGCCGCCCTCGTGGCCCAGGCCCGATGCCTTCACGCCGCCGAACGGCGTGCGCAGGTCGCGGACGTTGTTGCTGTTCAGCCACACCATTCCGGCTTCGACGGACTGCGCGAACGTGTGGGCGCGCTTGAGGTCGTTCGTCCAGATGTAGGCCGCGAGGCCGTACTTGGTGTTGTTCGCGAGTGCCAGCGCCTCCTCGTCGGAGTCGAACGGGGTGATGGCGACGACCGGGCCGAAGATCTCCTCCTGGAAGATGCGGGCGTCAGGGGCGACGTCGGCGAACACCGTCGGGGCGACGAAGTTCCCCTTCTCGAAACCCTCGGGGCGGCCGCCGCCGGCGACCAGGCGGCCCTCGGCCTTGCCGATCTCGACGTAGGACATCACCTTGTCGTAGTGCTCGGGGTGGACGAGTGCGCCGACCTCGGTCTCGGGGTCGTGCGGGTAGCCGACCTTGACGCGCTGCGCCTGCGCGGCATAGCGCTCCACGAACTCCTCGTAGATCGAGCGCTCCACGAGGATGCGGGAGCCGGCGGTGCAGCGCTCGCCGTTGAGGGAGAAGACGCCGAAGATGG is from Microbacterium sp. BLY and encodes:
- a CDS encoding fumarylacetoacetate hydrolase family protein encodes the protein MLPEETIAQIAAELAEADRTHGVIPRITARYPEATVEDSYAIQGVWRDSQVAAGRRLVGRKIGLTSKAMQQATGITEPDYGVMFDDTVYESGAEIPTDHFSNVRIEVELAFVLKEPLEGPDCTLEDALAVIDYAVPALEVLNSHIELEGRTIVDTISDNAAYGAMVLGTVRKRPDEIDLRWVPGVLSRNGEIEETGVAAGVLGHPATGVAWLANKFHQHGARLEAGEIILAGSFTRPMWVSRGDEVLCDYGPMGTITCRFV
- the hpaD gene encoding 3,4-dihydroxyphenylacetate 2,3-dioxygenase — protein: MTDKTAKTLTSSGYYVSQEAPIQTDNPVATPKSTPPDILRCAYMELVVTDLAASRQFYVDILGLYVTEEDDEAIYLRSTEEFIHHNLVLRKGPVAAVAAFSYRVRAAEDLDRAVEFYTELGCDVRRQENGFVKGIGDSVRVVDPLGFPYEFFYATEHVERLSWRYDLHTPGELVRLDHFNQVTPDVPRAVRHYQDLGFRVTEDIQDDEGTVYAAWMRRKPTVHDTAATGGDGPRMHHVAFATHEKHNILAICDKLGALRRSDAIERGPGRHGVSNAFYLYLRDPDGHRVEIYTQDYYTGDPDNPVVTWDVHDNQRRDWWGTPVVPSWYTDASLVLDLDGNPQPVIARTDSSEMAVTIGADGFSYTRADEGETSMPEYKQGEYKLGHQL